In a single window of the Elaeis guineensis isolate ETL-2024a chromosome 8, EG11, whole genome shotgun sequence genome:
- the LOC105049666 gene encoding auxin efflux carrier component 5-like: MIGWADIYNVVAAMVPLYVALGLGYGSVRWWRIFTPEQCEAINRMVAYFSFPFFTLEFTLHTDPYAMNYRVIGADAISKLIIVLVLAAWAKCSSKGSYCWSITSYSLCTLTNSLVVGAPLLNGMYGQWAQDLVVQLSVVQAIVWLTLLLFVLELRKARIQEAMVAAISSDHDGSGGGARIVSVVHRPAFWSLMKIVWLKLAVNPNSYASIVGITWAFVANRWHLEMPSIMEGSVLIMSRAGTGLAMFSMGLFMATQEKIIACGPRLTAFGMALRFAAGPAAMAIGAIAVGLRGDLLRVAIIQAAIPQSITSFIFAREYGLHAEVLSTAVIFGMLVSLPLLVAYYFALSFMS, translated from the exons ATGATAGGTTGGGCTGATATATATAATGTGGTGGCGGCCATGGTGCCTCTCTACGTCGCACTTGGCCTTGGCTATGGCTCAGTGCGGTGGTGGCGGATCTTCACGCCAGAACAGTGTGAAGCGATCAACCGCATGGTGGCCTACTTCTCCTTTCCCTTCTTCACTTTAGAGTTCACACTTCACACCGACCCCTATGCCATGAATTATCGCGTTATTGGAGCCGATGCCATCTCAAAGCTCATCATCGTGTTGGTTTTAGCTGCATGGGCCAAATGCAGTAGCAAAGGGAGCTACTGTTGGTCCATCACCAGCTACTCACTCTGCACTCTGACCAATTCTTTGGTCGTCGGTGCTCCACTGCTCAATGGAATGTATGGTCAGTGGGCGCAGGATCTTGTGGTACAATTATCGGTTGTGCAAGCCATCGTATGGCTAACATTACTCCTGTTTGTGCTTGAGTTAAGGAAGGCAAGAATACAGGAAGCTATGGTGGCTGCCATCTCTAGTGATCATGATGGTAGTGGTGGTGGTGCTCGTATTGTGTCT GTGGTACACCGGCCAGCCTTCTGGTCACTGATGAAGATTGTGTGGCTCAAGCTTGCAGTGAATCCAAATTCATATGCGAGCATCGTCGGCATCACCTGGGCTTTTGTCGCGAACCG GTGGCACCTTGAGATGCCAAGCATCATGGAGGGTTCGGTTCTGATCATGTCAAGAGCAGGGACTGGATTGGCAATGTTTAGCATGG GGTTGTTCATGGCAACGCAAGAGAAGATAATTGCATGTGGGCCAAGATTGACCGCATTTGGAATGGCGTTAAGGTTTGCTGCAGGGCCGGCGGCCATGGCGATCGGCGCCATCGCCGTCGGACTTCGCGGTGATCTTCTGCGTGTGGCGATCATACAG GCTGCAATACCCCAATCTATCACTTCATTTATTTTTGCTAGGGAGTATGGTCTGCATGCTGAAGTGCTTAGCACAGC GGTCATATTTGGGATGCTGGTCTCCTTGCCACTGTTGGTTGCTTATTATTTTGCTCTGAGCTTCATGAGTTAA
- the LOC105049665 gene encoding uncharacterized protein, whose amino-acid sequence MKLSNCGPLLKDPSYKRRCFCNLISAAALLCIISFVGSAFVTIDIKEKISAWGAANSMQTNQTNSKAKLNLQIAQSNLCKSQCNPAGSEPLPKGIITKTSNFEMQPLWDSPERKKISARRAANSVQTNQTNSKAKLNLQTTQSNLCKSQCKPAGSELLPKGIISQTSNFEMQPLWGSPETKGKTKPSKSLLAIPVGRKQKRVVSQIVEKFPSNNFTIMLFHYDGVVDEWSDLQWSDSALHISAINQTKWWFAKRFLHPDIVAEYNYIFLWDEDLEVENFHPLRYLSIIQREGLEISQPALDTAKSEVHYGITARRRKGDVHRRMYKFRGSGRCYKNSTAPPCTGWVEMMAPVFSRAAWRCTWHMIQNDLIHAWGLDMKLGYCAQGDRSKKVGVVDREYIVHKGISSLGGFDENKQNMDSPSGASQTKPSNFKKVVHHRSSTLKDRYAVRKQSYFELDLFRKRWQKAVTEDKCWIDPYPELSKNSTQ is encoded by the exons ATGAAGCTATCGAACTGT GGTCCTCTGCTCAAAGATCCTTCATATAAAAGGCGATGCTTCTGCAACCTTATTTCTGCAGCTGCTCTCCTTTGTATAATTTCCTTCGTGGGGAGCGCGTTTGTTACAATTGATATTAAAGAG AAAATATCAGCTTGGGGAGCAGCTAATTCTATGCAGACCAATCAAACAAATTCAAAGGCTAAACTCAATTTACAGATCGCTCAATCCAATTTATGCAAG AGTCAATGCAACCCTGCAGGAAGCGAACCATTACCCAAAGGCATTATTACCAAGACTTCGAACTTTGAAATGCAGCCTCTTTGGGACTCTCCAGAAAGAAAG AAAATATCAGCTCGGAGGGCGGCTAATTCTGTGCAGACCAATCAAACAAATTCAAAGGCTAAACTCAATTTACAGACAACTCAATCCAATTTATGCAAG AGTCAATGCAAGCCTGCAGGAAGTGAACTATTACCCAAAGGCATTATTAGCCAAACTTCGAACTTTGAAATGCAGCCTCTCTGGGGCTCTCCAGAAACAAAG GGTAAAACCAAACCTTCAAAGAGCTTATTGGCAATACCTGTTGGAAGAAAACAAAAAAGAGTTGTGAGTCAGATTGTAGAGAAG tTCCCTTCCAATAATTTCACCATAATGCTTTTCCATTATGATGGTGTTGTGGATGAATGGAGTGACCTACAGTGGAGTGATAGTGCCTTGCATATCTCTGCAATCAATCAAACAAAATG GTGGTTTGCTAAGCGTTTCTTACATCCAGATATAGTTGCTGAGTACAATTACATCTTCCTTTGGGATGAGGATCTTGAAGTGGAAAATTTTCATCCCCTAAG ATATTTGTCAATCATCCAGagggaaggactagagatatcaCAGCCTGCGTTGGACACTGCAAAATCCGAGGTTCATTATGGAATCACTGCACGGAGGAGAAAAGGAGATGTACACag AAGAATGTACAAGTTCAGAGGTAGTGGGAGATGTTACAAGAATAGTACTGCTCCTCCATGCACAGG GTGGGTAGAAATGATGGCTCCTGTTTTTTCAAGAGCTGCCTGGCGTTGCACATGGCATATGATTCAA AATGACTTGATTCATGCTTGGGGTCTAGACATGAAGCTTGGTTATTGTGCACAG GGTGATCGGAGCAaaaaggttggagtcgtggacaggGAATACATAGTTCATAAGGGGATCTCTTCGCTAGGTGGGTTTGATGAGAACAAG CAAAATATGGATAGTCCTAGTGGTGCATCTCAGACAAAGCCTTCTAACTTCAAAAAAGTG GTGCATCATAGATCTTCTACTTTAAAAGACAGATATGCG GTGAGGAAGCAGTCTTATTTCGAATTGGATCTTTTCAGAAAGAGATGGCAAAAGGCTGTCACAGAGGACAAGTGCTGGATTGACCCATACCCTGAATTGTCAAAGAACTCAACTCAATA G